taaataaatacatcagatttcaagcctgagggagttcagaacctttctcatttatatatactcttatatgttattattttataaaacgagtcatGATCAGGCACCTGTGGAGTAACTGCACGAGTGTGATTGTAGGTAAGTCAAGTCTGTTAATTGAGAAAGAAAAGGTGTCATGCGATTATATCaattgataacaataaaatacaattccAATTGGACACAGCCACCTTCAACACACTCTTCTTtcacgaaaaaaaaattataaactaGTTTCTACAATCAAATATAGATCTAGGCCTAGATATTGTCTACCTTTGCTCCTCATTTCAGCAACTTCGACTACGTCGCTTATTGAACTAAAAACAAACTGTACGGAAAAgtgaaatttgaagaaaatattacttttatcaattatatatatatgagggtCGAAAAATTTGCTCGGAGTATTTTAGCCATGTTTTTAGATAGAAAGATAAAATCTAGGACTTTCAATTTACGACTTatctcattttttttaaatatcgcAAGCGGCACGTTCGAACTTTTTTAACGAAGTGCACCAGTCTTTACCCGAACCGGTGTCAATTTAGGTGATATTTCAAGTGAAACTTTATCTCGCAAGGTAAGTAGTGGACATGATCAGCTCTTTTCGTTATATGTTAATCTTGATGGACCTCCTAttcttaaaaatattgttttaaaatcccTTTTTGCATTACAAACCCTTATTCCAAGTGGTGGCCAATCAGATTCACCCACATCAGCCCTGTTCGTTATTACAATGTTACGTGTCGGTTGTTGCCAGGATTCTTGTCATTGGCACGGAAATAATTCATCATGTATTCATATGCAATGATAGTTACAGTTGTTTCGTTATCACATTTTTTTCGATCTATTTTGTTtaacacaaaaatgtaataagagttatttcccctatGTCACAAGTTAAGTTTCATTGCATTGGGTGTATATATTGACAGAAGAGTATATGTTGTCTAATATATAACCCTTGTTAATACTAGCCCCAATATACCGCTTGGCTAAATAGaccttctctttagctcgatcggtcgagcataagactagtaagcccGAGGTTccaggttcgatccctagcagaggcagtgatttataATCAATCAtatgcgctctgttacattggtgcCCTTGTatgtagggactcgggaatATGATACTCATTGCTGCTTGCaaaagcatcgctgttacccctgaAAACTTGAGAACAAGGTCttttcctggagggggagtttttaaccctggtaaatactagccgcaatatacagCACGGCTAGAGAGAATtatctttagctcgatcggttgagcataagactagtaTAAGCCAGAGGTCCCTGGTTCGATCGCTAGCAGAGGCAGTGGtttgaatttaattaatcatgcgctgTAGCTGTTACATATAATTTAAAGATTGCTGCAATATTGAATGATAGTAACATGCATATGTATGAAAATGAATGCATGGTATTTATTGTAGTCTTTGTTTTAGGCAATAATTTGAAAGGAAATGGATCTGCATATTTCCTGGGCTTTTCTCATCCCTCTGATGCTCATGCTGACTGAAGCAAAGAAGGACAAAGAGCTCTATTGTGCTGGTAAATTTCattcattatattatttaaattaatGTTATTAGAACAAAAAAAGATGtatttaatatgattttttttttaaatatatctacatgtactttCTGCCGAATTGAATTTTATGGCTGTTATACACTGATGTATTTGAACTGCTGATAATTAATGTCAATTGTGAAAATCAATTAATTACTTTAAAAAGATGATAAACTGTctgtctttttaaaaaatgtttgttgaaaCTGAAATCAtcccatatatatttaaaatgtaattgtaTGCTTTCAAAAGGTCTTAAAAAGGCTTGAAAAATTCATTTTGCCTTCTATATCATGATATagatctatttaaaaaaaaaaatctgtaaacCTGTGAAAAAACAGATTATCATgcatataataattataagGCACTACATagtttattgatattttcacaaATCATGTATTGTCTAATATTGATTATTATCTTATACCTAACCTTTATTAATTGTTTTGGTTTCAGTCTGCAGAGCCTTGGTTGATGAAGTTAGCTTTAGTATTGGTGAAGTTGATCCGAAGAAATTGGTTCAGGTTGGAAGTTTTCGAATTGATGGAAAAGGAAATCAGATGACAAAGCAGGTTAGGATTGGTTAATTAGGTTTTCAATCCTTTCTCTAGATAGGATTTTGTTTCTTCAAATGAATGTTTTGTAGCTATGATAAAAGATTAGGAAATAAGCATTTACATAAAGAATATATTGACAGCTATAGAATAATTTACCGGTAACCATGCAATTTACAAAATTGATAAACTTTTACTTTTATGTTTAAGGATAAATCAAAGGTCAATTGTCAAGAATTGATTAAACTGACATTGGAGGAAGCAATTAAATTTTGGTGAAAAAAACCCCAGATATTTATTGTCTCCAAATGAAATTGAAACATAGATATAGACTTACCATCTTAGTTTGTTGTGACCAGGCCTGTCTTCACTTGTATGCATCTAATGTTTTTTAATCTAGCTAAGTCCTGTGATTTGTTTATTTCGATGTTTTGGTATTTAATACAGTTATTGTCCAAttgcaggttccccttgctAGATCAGAAATACATCTTACTGAGTTATTGGAAGGAGTGTGTGAAAGATTTAAAGACTACGCAGAAACTAAAAATAGTGCAGGAAAAACAAGTGTAGTAAGAACGGCCTCTAGAAATGGGAAACCTATATCCCTGCAAAATATATCTATCAGCAGCGAGAAACAGAAACTCATCCGTTTTGCTGTgagtaaaacaaaatttaatttttcttatGTTACTTGATATGccatttatttcagtatttcgATCAACGATTGATGCCCTCTCAAGTTATAGCATATAACCACAGATTAGAACATTGTTGAGTTGGCACATTCACTCTGCTCTAACGAAATGTCcctttataaatatacatgtacatgaattgGAATGGTTAGGTGTTATGGTCCAATATTAAATAAAGGGATTTGTGAATTGCTCATAATACTTTTCCCTGATAAAAAGTGAACTTTGCTTCATACTATATTAAAACAATTAGATCATGACTAACCCCCGGTATATACATATTCTATAATTAACTTTTCATCTAATTTGTAGTGTGATACAATACTAGAAGACCATGAGGATGACATGATGGCAGCCTTCAAAAAATACACCGAGCAATCTGAAGCAGAGGAGAAAGTTTGTAGGGAAATAGCAAGTAAGTACAATCTAACACTCTGCTATGAAGAAGTCTTTTGAATCTGATAAAAAATGGGTAATGGTTGACTTGAGGATAGTTTCTCTTAATCCTTTTGTTTATGGGACATTCGTGATTGGTGAACCAGGCAAGACTTGAGCTGTGTTATCCCACAGTATGTATATAAAGTCTTAAGAGGCCATCTACTGAAAAATCTTTCTCCATCTTCTAGTGGGAAACATGGAGGAGATGACAATCTGTTTTTGAATGGAAATATCTATCATCACATCATCAAATACCCCCAACTGTTACAAGTCAACTAAACTCTATTTTATTAATTAGTAAATCATTGGATATATGTCACCAATTTGTTCACAATAGATTTTGTGTAGAGAACATTATAAACTATAgaaatttatatgtatttttgtatggTCAACAAATAGGTAAATTGAAagactgtattatatatttttttatacagGAATGGATATGAAAGAttgtcattatttatttatcttcatTATACATggttgtatataaataaatgaaatataaagcATACTTATCTACATTTACtaatgaatatcaaataaacttatcatttttgaaataaatttacagACTTGTGTTCAGAAGGAGATCTCCAGGTATCTATGCCCTCTTCAGAAATGACAGCAGAGGAAATAGCAGCAATGGACAATGAAAGTGATAGTGACGAGACAGATGTTGAAGACAGCGAAGATGAAGACTCAGAAAATGATGCCAGTCCACCAGAGGTAGTCTCCACCAATGATGAGGAATATGTTTCAATGACAAATCAACAAGAAGAGACAGAACAGAAGTCTGAGAAGGAGGAGCTATGATGCTAGTCTCTTTCTTTAGTGTGTTAGTTCTGAGTGTTTGTTTTAGTCATACTATCATACCCATGTCGCCCTTTTGTGTGAATATTTAAGTATTTTCATGAATAGGTTCAATTTTCATACCACTTtcttgatgattttttttaataatcaattTGCATTTTGCTTTATTCTTTCTCATGAAATAATGTTAAAGATCGTACCTTTAAAGAAAAAGTTACAAACAAAGACTACATAGAGTTAAGCTCACTGCAGCATCATTTCCTTTTCTTGCTACAATTTTGTTGTCATGAAATgcaatgtaaaattaaaaaccGAACCACAATGATTTCAGAAAATGTAGCACAAACACTGCATAATACAAACACTCACACCAGTACTCTTAACGGAAGTACATGGAAGCATGCTTCAGGAAATAACTTTTTTGTGATGATTGTGTATGAAATACTGTATGAGAGACCTGCATTATTTAGAAatcatattgtatttattgaatTCAATAACCCAGGTAGaatatttgaattattgatCATTGGTTCAACCTAACCGTGTTTCTATGAACAGAGATGTGTAATGACATGAATGACCAGAATGCATGGGTTGTCTACTGTATAAATGCTTGATAACAGTGTGACAAAGCAATACATAAATGccaaaaaaattatatttgataCCATAGCAAggaatattttaatgaaaaataaaagattgTAAGTTCATATGACACAGAATACAGAAGAAAACAGTATCGTGATAATAACAGTTGTTAACATATTgtgattgaatatttttttctgacattgaattttaaaaatatgcataGGAGGTTGatttttgaatatatatgtgatacacATTTTAAGTGCTTTCAACTAGTAAACAATTCAAAGTTCCTGGTACCAATTATGTTgattatttataaatcatttagGAAGAAATCTTAAAAACTTGAATCCTTTACACTCTTGTTGGAATAATTCTAACAAAATGACATGTTTggtaaaaatattaattttcaaatattgaatgaaCTTACAGGAATACTtactttaatatatacagttgtataatatatgttattaaGTGAACAAGGACAGATGTGAAAGCATGGACAGAGAGTATGCCTTTTTCACTATAAAAAGGGAACGGATATTGTCTGATGATACATAATAAATCTTAATGTGTGAAAGCTTGGATGGGATACACGCCAATATGTATGTTCCATTAGATATCCtttatttttatacatgaaTGTATTGCAATGGAAGAAAAAATTCAGGCACTGTTTTATTTCCAATCATCATTGGTTTTCCTTGATTTGAAATCcttttgttgttaaaattaCATCCTCTTGATTACCGAGACATTTTGTTTCTAGATTATAGGGACATTTTGTACTTGAATTACAGGGACATTTTGTGCCTAGATTACAAagacatttttagcccaccattatcagatggtgggctattcaaatcgccctgcgtccgtggtccgtggtccgtccctccgtccgtccgtccgtccgtaaacaattcttgttatcgctaatcctccgaaagtactgaagggatctttctcaaatttcatatgtgggttccccttggtgcctagttatgcatattgcattttgagaccaatcggaaaacaacatggccgacaggcagccatcttggattttgacaattgaagtttgttatcgctatttctgagaaagtacggaagggatctttctcaaatttcatatgtaggctccccttggtgcctagttatgcatattgcattttgagaccaatcggaaaacaacatggccgacaggcagccatcttggattttgataattgaagtttgttatcgctatttttcagaaagtactgaagggatctttctcaaatttcatatgtaggtttcacttggtgcctagttatgcatattgcattttgagaccaatcggaaaacaacatggccgacaggcagccatcttggattttgataattgaagtttgttatcgctatttctgagaaagtactgaagggatctttctcagatttcatatgtaggctccccttggtacttagttatgcatattgcattttgagaccaatcggaagacaacatggccgacaggcagccatcttggattttgataattgaagtttgttatcgctatttctgagaaagcactaaagggatctttctcaaatttcatatgtaggttccccttggtgcctagttatgcatattgcattttgagaccaatcggaagacaacatggccgacaggcaaccatcttggattttgacaatttaagattgttatcgctatttctgagaaagtactaaagggatctttctcaaatttcatatgtaggttccacttggtgcctagttatgcatattgcattctgagacctatcggaaaacaacatggccgacaggcagccatcttggattttgataattgaagtttgttatcgctatttctgagaaagtactgaagggatctttctcagatttcatatgtaggctccccttggtactaagttatgcatattgcattttgagaccagtcggaagacaacatggccgacaggcagccatcttgtattttgataattgaagtttgttatcgctatttctgagaaagtactgaacggatctttctcaaatttcatatgtagattccccttggtgcctagttatgcatattgcattttgagaccaatcggaagacaacatggccgacaggtagccatcttggattttgacaatttaagattgttatcgctatttctgagaaagaactgaagggatctttctcaaatttcatatgtaggttccccttggtgcctagttatgcatattgcattctGAGACCTATCggcggaaaacaacatggccgccaggcagccatcttggattttgacaattgaagtttgttatcgctatttctcagaaattgctgaagggatctttctgaaatttcatttgtaggttgccctcagtgcctagttatgcatattgcattttgagaccagtcagaaaacaacctgcccgacaggcagccatcttgtattttgacaattgaagtttgttatcgctattttacagaaggtactgaagggatctttctgaaatttcatatgtaggttccccttggtccctggtgttgcattttgggaccaatccgaaaacaacagacagccattatcgccaaatcttaaattttatatataggttacccttgtttgaaaagtactagagggctgtttctgaatttacacagattagtaagacttagaggaagggaaaagtagagaaaagatcaatctgacatggaacctataaagatcattcaatggtgggcgccaagatccctctgggatctcttgtttaccTAGAATATTGGGACGTTTTGAACCTAGACTATGTGCACATTTTGTACCTTGACTACAGAGACAATTTTGTACCTAAATTACAGGGAAATTTTGTACCTAGATTATTGGGACATTTAATTTTGTACCTAGATTATTGGGACATTTAATTTTGTACCTAGATTATTGGGACATTTTGTACCTAGGTTACAGGAAAATTTCCTTCTCTAGCAGGTATGTCATTATCCACAACCATTTTCACAAGATAAACTGCAATAGGAATGATGACAATATTTGTAGCGAGATACATTTGATTACGGATTGAAGTGCTTGAATGGGtataaaatcatttgttttCCCAATAATTGGGGATGTGCATACACTTTTCTTCAGGTGCGAATGTTATAATTTCCATCTCCTGAAGGTCCTAGTGTTTATCTAATTATGGTAACTTAAGAAATACTACATCACCAACAAAAGTACTAGTAGTAATTACCATAAATTGGAAACAAAAAAAGACTATTCTATATTTTCATACAGTACCAAAATTAATTACATTGCAATATACGTTTAAGAACTATATCAATGATTCAACATATGAAATCATTTCGTTTGTCTAATCACATTTATTAATGCGAAGTAACTTAAGTTAAATAAAGGTAAAATATCTAACATTTGAGAAACATGTCATGCTgataacacagacatacagtagCTGTTCTAATGGGTCAAACAGATTAATCTTTAAGTgatttttttagcccaccatcatcagatggtgggctattcaaatcgccctgcgtccgtggtccgtccgtccgtccctccgtccgtccgtaaacaattcttgttatcgctaatcctcagaaagtactgaagagatctttctcaaacttcatatgtaggttccccttggtgcctagttatgcatattgcattttgggaccgatcagaaaacaacatggccgacaggcagccatcttggattttgacaattgaagtttgttatcgctatttctgagaaagtactgaagggatctttctcaaatttcatatgtaggttccccttggtgcctagttatgcatattgcatattgggaccgatcggaaaacaagatggccgacaggcagccatcttggattttgaccattgaagtttgttatcgctatttctgagaaagtacagaagggatctttctcaaatttcatatgtaggttcctcttggtgcctagttatgcatattgcattttgggaccgatcagaaaacaacatggccgacaggcagccatcttggattttgaccattgaagtttgttatcgctatttctgagaaagtactgaagggatctttctcaaatttcatatgtaggttccccttggtgcctagttatgcatattgcattttgggaccgatcggaaaacaagatggccgacaggcagccatcttggattttgaccattgaagtttgttatcgctatttctgagaaagtacagaagggatctttctcaaatttcatatgtaggttcctcttggtgcctagttatgcatattgcattttgggaccgatcggaaaacaacatggctgacaggcagccatcttggattttgaccattgaagtttgttatcgctatttctgagaaagtactgaagggatctttctcaaatttcatatgtagtttcctcttggtgcctagttatgcatattgcattttgggaccgatcggaaaacaacatggccgacaggcagccatcttggattttgaccattgaagtttgttatcgctatttctgagaaagtactgaagggatctttctcaaatttcatatgtaggttccccttggtgcctagttatgcagaTTGCAtgttgggaccgatcggaaaacaacatggccgacaggcagccatcttggattttgaccattgaagtttgttatcgctatttctgagaaagtactgaagggatctttctcaaatttcatatgtagtttcctcttggtgcctagttatgcatattgcattttgggaccgatcggaaaacaacatggccgacaggcagccatcttggattttgaccattgaagtttgttatcgctatttctgagaaagtacagaagggatctttctcaaatttcatatgtaggttccccttggtgcctagttatgcagaTTGCAtgttgggaccgatcggaaaacaagatggccgacaggcagccatcttggattttgacaattgaagtttgttatcgctatttctgagaaagtactgaagggatctttctcaaatttcatatgtaggttccccttggtgcctagttatgcatattgcgatttgagaccaatcggaaaacaacatggccgacatgcagccatcttggattttgacaattgaagtttgttatcgctatttctgagaaagtactgaagagatctttctcaaatttcatatgtaggtttcccttggtgcctggttatgcatattgcgatttgagaccaatctgaaaacaacatggccgacaggcagccatcttggattttgacaattgaagtttgttatcactatttctgagaaagtactgaatggatctttctgaaatttcatatgtaagtttcccttggtgcctagttatgcatattgcgatttgagaccaatctgaaaacaacatggctgacaggcagccatcttggattttgacaattgaagtttgttatcactatttctgagaaagtactgaagggatctttctcaaatttcttatgtaagtttcccttggtgcctagttatgcatattgcattttgagaccaatctgaaaataacatggccgacagtcagccgtcttggattttgacaattgaagtttgttatcgctatttctgagaaagtactgaagggatctttctcaaatttcatatggaggttccccttggtgcctctttatgtttattgcattttgagatcaattggaaaacaatatggccgacagaccgccatcttggattttgacaattgaagtttgttatctctatttctcaaagtactgaatggatcttgcTCAAATctcataagtaggttccccctggtcccttgtattgcatttttggaccagtctgtcctcaaaacaacctggcaaacaaacagccattatcgttaaatctcaaatttcttatatagctaggattcccttgtttgaaaagtactggagggatgtctcaatttgcacagattagtaaaatgaaaggaaaagtagagaaaagatcaatctgacatggaacttatgaagatcattcaatggtgggcgccaagatccctctgggatctcttgtttataaGGTAGAGTCAGTTGAAACGTGTGTAACAGAATGATATGTAAGTATTATATCATCTTAGACCTAATTTATTAGCTGCT
The sequence above is drawn from the Pecten maximus chromosome 9, xPecMax1.1, whole genome shotgun sequence genome and encodes:
- the LOC117334158 gene encoding protein canopy homolog 2-like produces the protein MDLHISWAFLIPLMLMLTEAKKDKELYCAVCRALVDEVSFSIGEVDPKKLVQVGSFRIDGKGNQMTKQVPLARSEIHLTELLEGVCERFKDYAETKNSAGKTSVVRTASRNGKPISLQNISISSEKQKLIRFACDTILEDHEDDMMAAFKKYTEQSEAEEKVCREIANLCSEGDLQVSMPSSEMTAEEIAAMDNESDSDETDVEDSEDEDSENDASPPEVVSTNDEEYVSMTNQQEETEQKSEKEEL